A window of the Dioscorea cayenensis subsp. rotundata cultivar TDr96_F1 chromosome 14, TDr96_F1_v2_PseudoChromosome.rev07_lg8_w22 25.fasta, whole genome shotgun sequence genome harbors these coding sequences:
- the LOC120275572 gene encoding LOW QUALITY PROTEIN: lysine-specific histone demethylase 1 homolog 3-like (The sequence of the model RefSeq protein was modified relative to this genomic sequence to represent the inferred CDS: inserted 2 bases in 1 codon; deleted 6 bases in 4 codons): MENHQFPPFPNPNPNPNPNLHLHIPFTGGKRKRTGVRRKPPLPLPLPPPPAPLAPNPDLSEEIIVINREATSEALTGLTAGFPADSLTDEEIEFGVVSTVGGIEQVNYILIRNHILSRWRDNVSQYLLKDSIASSIPSHCESLLNSAFNFLLSYGYINFGVSPAIKERIPAEPTKPNVIIIGAGLAGLAAARQLMCFGFKVVVLEGRKRCGGRVYTKKMEGASKSAAADLGGSVLTGTLGNPLGIIAKQLGYSLHKVRDKCPLYRPDGKSVDSEVDMKVENAFNRLLDKASRLRQCMGEVSMDVSLGAALETFREVYGDAVTEEEMSLFNWHLANLEYANAGLLSKLSLAFWDQDDPYDMGGDHCFLPGGNGRLVQALAENVPILYEKTVHTIRYGGDGVQVIAGGQVYEGDMALCTVPLGVLKNGLIKFMPELPQRKLDGIKRLGFGLLNKVAMLFPHVFWSTELDTFGHLSEDPSRRGEFFLFYSYATVAGGPLLIALVAGEAAHNFESMPPTDAVALVLQILRGIFEPQGINVPDPLQSVCTRWGTDSFSLGSYSNVAVGATGDDYDILAETVGDGRLFFAGEATTRRYPATMHGAFLSGLREAANMAHHANARALKNKIDRSPTMNSESCAALLADLFREPDLEFGSFFLLFFGRSDXPKSAAVLRVTLGGSRKKGNNDGLKSDQQHSNKVLFQQLQSHYNQQQQIHLYTLLTRQQALDLREVRGGDEMRLNYLCEKLGIKLVGRRGLGPSADSVIASIRADRSNRRTSSMSLE, translated from the exons ATGGAGAACCATCAATTTCCTCCAttcccaaaccctaaccctaaccctaaccctaatctcCATCTCCACATCCCATTCACCGGCGGCAAGCGCAAGCGCACCGGCGTCCGCCGCAAGCcacctctccctctccctctcccccCTCCTCCGGCTCCCCTCGCCCCCAACCCCGACCTCTCCGAGGAGATCATCGTCATCAACCGTGAAGCCACCAGCGAAGCACTCACCGGCCTCACCGCCGGCTTCCCCGCCGACTCCCTCACCGATGAAGAGATTGAGTTCGGCGTCGTCTCCACAGTCGGCGGCATTGAGCAAGTTAACTACATCCTTATCCGCAACCACATCCTCTCCCGCTGGCGCGATAATGTCTCCCAGTACCTCCTCAAAGACTCCATTGCCTCCTCCATCCCTTCCCACTGCGAATCCCTCCTCAACTCTGCCTTCAACTTCCTCCTCTCCTATGGTTACATCAATTTTGGCGTCTCCCCGGCCATCAAGGAACGGATTCCCGCCGAGCCAACGAAGCCAAATGTGATCATCATCGGCGCTGGGCTTGCTGGCCTTGCAGCTGCGCGCCAATTGATGTGTTTTGGTTTCAAAGTTGTTGTCTTGGAAGGAAGGAAGCGGTGTGGAGGTAGGGTTTATACAAAGAAGATGGAAGGGGCAAGCAAGTCCGCGGCTGCTGATTTGGGTGGCAGTGTCTTGACTGGAACTCTTGGGAATCCTCTAGGGATCATTGCCAAACAATTAGGGTATTCTCTCCATAAGGTTAGGGACAAATGCCCTTTGTACCGGCCCGATGGCAAGTCGGTGGATTCAGAAGTGGATATGAAGGTGGAGAATGCTTTCAATCGGCTTCTTGATAAGGCGAGTAGGTTGAGACAATGCATGGGAGAAGTCTCCATGGATGTGTCTCTTGGTGCTGCATTGGAAACTTTTAGGGAGGTTTATGGTGATGCAGTGACAGAGGAGGAGATGAGTTTGTTCAATTGGCATTTGGCTAATTTGGAGTATGCGAATGCTGGGTTGCTTTCGAAGCTTTCGTTGGCATTTTGGGATCAAGATGATCCCTATGATATGGGTGGTGATCATTGTTTTTTGCCGGGAGGGAACGGGAGGCTTGTTCAGGCTTTAGCGGAGAATGTACCAATTTTGTATGAGAAGACAGTGCATACAATACGGTATGGTGGAGATGGTGTGCAGGTGATTGCTGGGGGACAGGTTTATGAGGGAGATATGGCATTGTGCACAGTGCCACTTGGGGTTTTGAAGAATGGATTGATAAAGTTTATGCCGGAGCTGCCTCAGAGGAAGCTTGATGGGATTAAGAGGCTTGGATTTGGGTTGTTGAACAAAGTTGCTATGTTGTTTCCTCATGTGTTTTGGAGTACAGAACTTGATACATTTGGGCATTTGTCAGAGGATCCAAGTCGGAGAGGAgagttc tttttgttctataGTTATGCGACCGTGGCAGGTGGTCCGCTT TTGATTGCATTGGTTGCAGGGGAAGCGGCGCACAACTTTGAAAGCATGCCTCCAACTGATGCTGTGGCTCTAGTTCTTCAGATTCTCCGGG GTATATTTGAACCGCAAGGAATCAATGTCCCTGACCCTCTACAAAGTGTTTGCACTAGATGGGGTACTGACTCATTCAGTTTAGGTTCATATTCTAATGTAGCTGTAGGAGCAACAGGAGATGACTATGATATATTAGCCGAAACTGTTGGAGATGGCAGGCTCTTTTTCGCCGGTGAAGCCACAACAAGGCGATACCCTGCAACTATGCATGGAGCCTTCTTAAGTGGTCTTAGAGAGGCTGCGAATATGGCTCATCATGCTAATGCACGAGccttgaaaaat aaaatcgaCAGGAGCCCAACTATGAACAGCGAGTCATGTGCTGCACTT TTAGCTGATTTGTTCAGAGAACCAGACCTAGAGTTCGGAAGtttttttctgttatttttcGGGCGGTCTGA CCCAAAATCAGCAGCGGTACTAAGGGTGACATTGGGTGGCTCCCGGAAGAAGGGTAACAACGACGGTTTGAAGTCTGACCAACAACATTCAAACAAGGTGCTATTTCAGCAACTCCAGTCACATTATAATCAACAGCAACAGATACATCTATACACATTGTTGACTCGGCAACAGGCTCTCGACTTAAGAGAGGTGCGAGGAGGAGATGAGATGAGACTTAACTACCTTTGTGAAAAGCTTGGGATAAAGTTGGTCGGTAGAAGAGGATTAGGACCTTCTGCTGATTCTGTTATTGCTTCTATCAGAGCCGATAGAAGTAACCGGAGAACCAGTTCGATGTCTTTAGAGTAG
- the LOC120276335 gene encoding uncharacterized protein LOC120276335, whose amino-acid sequence MYICIKAIKEGFLYGCRRLIGVDGCFLKGLMGQLFVAVGRDGNNQMLPISWAVVEKETSDSWKWFLQQLQEDLCIGEGLGWALISDMQKGLINAVNTLFPLIEHRMCARHIYARFGKQFPGKEMQIQFWNTSRATYQPEMQKQLQIMRNVKGGTKAVEVLLERWPISSWCLACFNDVVQCDVIDNNMCETFNGVLVETRAKPIISMLEDIRKYVMNRIVVKREYALKWDFDLGPNIVAKLEKERNKCAKWHIEWNGATSHEVSCDDILSQVKESYVVGLPNRSCSCGKWDKSGLPNTCSFMFNGQALRNRRFASRRTKNEETNHQACRTIEAPNISTTQQEALEILATQQSMTTTESKETPQMSSVKATQESMITEHVIS is encoded by the exons ATGTACATTTGCATCAAAGCTATTAAAGAAGGGTTTCTTTATGGGTGTAGAAGGCTTATAGGTGTTGATGGTTGTTTTTTGAAGGGATTAATGGGGCAGTTATTTGTGGCAGTGGGAAGGGATGGGAACAACCAAATGTTGCCTATATCATGGGCAGTAGTTGAAAAAGAGACATCTGATAGCTGGAAATGGTTTCTTCAACAGCTACAAGAAGATCTTTGCATTGGTGAAGGTTTAGGATGGGCACTAATAAGTGACATGCAAAAG GGCCTAATCAATGCAGTTAATACCCTCTTCCCATTAATTGAACATAGGATGTGCGCTCGCCATATTTATGCTAGATTTGGAAAGCAATTTCCTGGCAAAGAAATGCAGATCCAATTTTGGAACACATCAAGGGCAACCTACCAACCTGAAATGcaaaaacaattacaaataaTGAGAAATGTGAAGGGAGGGACAAAGGCTGTGGAGGTATTATTAGAAAGATGGCCCATTAGCAGTTGGTGTTTGGCTTGCTTCAATGATGTTGTCCAATGTGATGTCATCGACAACAATATGTGTGAAACCTTCAATGGGGTGTTGGTAGAAACTAGAGCTAAGCCTATTATAAGCATGCTCGAGGACATTAGAAAATATGTGATGAACAGGATTGTTGTAAAACGAGAGTATGCATTGAAGTGGGACTTTGATTTAGGACCAAACATAGTTGCTAAACTTGAAAAGGAAAGGAACAAGTGTGCCAAATGGCACATTGAATGGAATGGAGCTACAAGCCATGAAGTTTCTTGTGATGATATACTGTCGCAAGTTAAGGAGAGCTATGTTGTTGGGTTGCCAAATAGGAGTTGTTCATGCGGGAAATGGGATAAAAGTGGGTTGCCAAATACTTGTTCTTTTATGTTTAATGGTCAGGCTTTAAGGAATAGGAGGTTTGCTTCAAGAAGAACCAAGAATGAAGAAACAAATCATCAGGCCTGCAGAACAATTGAAGCTCCAAACATTTCAACTACACAACAAGAAGCTCTGGAAATCTTAGCCACACAACAAAGCATGACAACAACTGAATCTAAGGAAACTCCTCAAATGTCATCAGTTAAAGCTACACAAGAAAGCATGATAACAGAGCATGTCATCAGTTGA
- the LOC120275145 gene encoding LOW QUALITY PROTEIN: very-long-chain aldehyde decarbonylase GL1-10-like (The sequence of the model RefSeq protein was modified relative to this genomic sequence to represent the inferred CDS: deleted 2 bases in 2 codons), which translates to MLPYGTISEAAAALGRNLTAGETLWFRYTATVPDYHIYYINIAFLFIIFTLVPLPVALVELCFPSLISRFKLQPKIHLFPSSFLRCYLSVVRVFILAVGPLQVLSYPSVKLVGIRTGLPLPSLWEIGSQLLVYFLIEDYGNYWIHRALHHGWGYEKIHKVHHEYTAPIGFAAPYAHWAEVLVLGIPSFVGPALVPGHMITFWLWIALRQMEAIETHSGYDFPFAPTKLIPFYGGAEYHDYHHYVGGQSQSNFASVFTYCDYIYGTDKGYRYQKAHLTKLREKWRTEDQNGDSKLNQNGKHD; encoded by the exons ATGCTGCCCTACGGGACGATCTCGGAGGCGGCGGCGGCGCTCGGCCGGAATCTCACCGCCGGAGAGACCCTCTGGTTCCGCTACACCGCCACCGTGCCGGACTACCACATCTACTACATCAACATCGCCTTCTTGTTCATCATCTTCACTTTGGTACCTCTCCCCGTCGCCCTCGTCGAGCTCTGCTTCCCTTCCCTAATCTCTCGCTTCAAGCTCCAGCCCAAGATCCATCTCTTCCCCTCCTCCTTTCTCCGCTGCTACTTGTCCGTCGTCCGCGTCTTCATCCTCGCCGTCGGCCCTCTTCAAGTCCTCTCCTACCCTTCCGTCAAG TTGGTGGGGATCAGGACGGGGTTGCCGTTGCCGTCACTGTGGGAGATCGGATCGCAGCTGCTGGTGTATTTCCTGATAGAGGATTACGGGAATTACTGGATTCATCGGGCGCTGCACCATGGATGG GGGTATGAGAAGATCCATAAGGTGCATCATGAGTATACGGCGCCTATA GGGTTTGCTGCGCCATACGCGCATTGGGCGGAGGTGTTGGTTCTTGGGATTCCGTCGTTCGTTGGGCCTGCGTTGGTGCCGGGGCATATGATCACCTTCTGGCTTTGGATCGCTCTCCGCCAAATGGAAGCCATTGAGACCCACAGCGG ATATGATTTTCCATTTGCTCCGACAAAGCTCATACCCTTCTACGGTGGTGCAGAATACCATGATTATCACCATTATGTTGGAGGCCAGAGCCAAAGCAACTTCGCGTCTGTATTTACCTATTGTGACTACATTTATGGGACCGACAAG GGCTATCGATATCAGAAAGCACACCTCACCAAG TTGAGGGAGAAATGGAGAACAGAAGATCAGAATGGAGACTCAAAGCTGAACCAAAATGGGAAGCATGATTAG